In Herbinix luporum, a single window of DNA contains:
- the folD gene encoding bifunctional methylenetetrahydrofolate dehydrogenase/methenyltetrahydrofolate cyclohydrolase FolD, with amino-acid sequence MAIIIDGKKISTEIKDELKEKVASLNKDITLCVIQVGSDPASTIYVNNKKKACEYIGIKSLSYELPNETTEEELIGLVEELNNQPNVNGILVQLPLPKHINEDKIIQTIAPHKDVDGFHPENVGRLSIGQKGFVSCTPAGIVQLLKRYNIPIEGKECVVVGRSNIVGKPIAMLMLRENATVTVCHSRTKDLKEITKRADILIVAIGKPKFITKEYVKEGAVVIDVGIHRNEDNKLCGDVDFDDVIEKVSAITPVPGGVGPMTIAMLMHNCVESGIA; translated from the coding sequence ATGGCAATAATAATTGATGGTAAAAAAATATCCACTGAAATTAAAGATGAGTTAAAGGAGAAGGTGGCAAGTTTAAATAAAGATATTACTCTATGTGTAATACAGGTTGGATCAGATCCTGCCTCAACTATTTATGTTAATAATAAGAAAAAAGCTTGTGAATATATAGGTATTAAATCATTATCCTATGAACTGCCCAATGAAACCACCGAAGAAGAACTTATAGGTTTAGTGGAAGAATTAAACAATCAGCCTAATGTTAACGGCATCTTGGTTCAGCTTCCATTACCTAAGCATATCAATGAAGATAAAATTATACAGACAATAGCTCCCCATAAGGATGTTGACGGCTTTCATCCTGAAAATGTGGGAAGATTAAGTATAGGACAAAAAGGTTTTGTATCCTGTACTCCTGCAGGTATTGTCCAACTATTAAAGCGCTATAATATACCTATTGAAGGAAAAGAATGCGTAGTAGTAGGCAGAAGTAATATTGTAGGAAAACCTATAGCTATGCTAATGTTGAGGGAAAATGCAACTGTTACAGTATGTCATTCCAGAACAAAAGACTTAAAAGAAATAACCAAAAGGGCTGATATTTTGATTGTGGCCATTGGAAAACCTAAATTTATAACAAAAGAGTATGTAAAGGAAGGGGCCGTAGTAATAGATGTAGGCATTCATAGAAATGAGGATAATAAATTATGCGGAGATGTGGATTTTGATGATGTTATAGAAAAGGTAAGCGCTATCACACCTGTTCCTGGCGGTGTAGGCCCTATGACTATAGCAATGTTAATGCATAATTGTGTTGAATCAGGAATTGCTTAA